From Arvicanthis niloticus isolate mArvNil1 chromosome 22, mArvNil1.pat.X, whole genome shotgun sequence, the proteins below share one genomic window:
- the LOC143436451 gene encoding olfactory receptor 9K2, whose product MGDRETRNHSDMTDFILVGFRVSPELHILLFLLFLLVYAMILLGNLGMMAIIMTDPRLNTPMYFFLGNLSFIDLFYSSVIAPKAMSNFWTESKSISFAGCVAQLFLFALFIVAEGFLLAAMAYDRFIAICNPLLYSVHMSTRLCTQLVAGSYFCGCISSVLQTSMTFTLSFCASRAIDHFYCDSRPLQRLSCSDLFIHKIVSFSLSGIIILPTVIVIVVSYMYIVSSVLKIRSTEGRKKAFSTCSSHLGVVSVLYGAVFFMYLTPNRFPELSKLASLCYSLVTPMLNPLIYSLRNKDVRDALSKLLEKKKSSP is encoded by the coding sequence ATGGGCGACAGGGAAACACGCAATCACTCAGATATGACTGACTTCATCCTTGTAGGCTTCAGGGTCAGCCCTGAACTCCAtatccttctcttcctgctctttctgcttgTGTATGCCATGATCCTTCTAGGGAACCTTGGGATGATGGCCATCATTATGACTGATCCCAGGCTGAACACACCAATGTATTTCTTCCTAGGCAACCTCTCCTTCATCGACCTCTTCTATTCATCTGTTATTGCACCGAAGGCTATGAGCAACTTTTGGACTGAGAGCAAGTCCATCTCGTTCGCAGGCTGTGTGGCTCAGCTTTTTCTCTTTGCACTCTTCATTGTGGCTGAAGGATTTCTTCTGGCAGCCATGGCTTATGACCGTTTTATTGCCATCTGCAACCCACTCCTGTATTCTGTCCACATGTCTACACGTCTCTGTACTCAGTTGGTGGCAGGCTCGTATTTTTGTGGCTGCATCAGCTCTGTTCTCCAGACTAGCATGACATTTACTTTATCCTTTTGTGCTTCTCGAGCCATTGACCACTTTTACTGTGATAGTCGCCCACTTCAGAGACTCTCCTGTTCTGACCTTTTCATACACAAAATCGTATCTTTTTCTTTATCTGGCATCATTATCTTACCGACTGTCATAGTCATTGTTGTTTCCTACATGTATATTGTGTCCAGTGTTCTAAAGATACGATCCacggagggaaggaagaaagcctTCTCCACTTGCAGTTCTCACCTGGGTGTGGTGAGTGTGTTATATGGTGCTGTTTTTTTCATGTATCTCACCCCAAACAGATTTCCTGAACTGAGTAAGCTGGCTTCTTTGTGCTATTCCCTAGTCACACCTATGCTGAACCCTCTGATTTACTCTCTGAGAAACAAAGATGTTAGAGATGCTCTAAGCAAACTTCTAGAGAAGAAAAAATCCAGTCCTTGA